The following proteins are encoded in a genomic region of Chloracidobacterium sp.:
- a CDS encoding arginine repressor has translation MKKSDRQKALQQLIRQKDISTQEELVAELIEVGFAVTQASISRDIEELGIAKVNGHYKMPPVAIGDPMLRSLEPAGSNLIVGHCPSGLASAVTVKIDAAAIPYIIGTIAGDDTIFIAVADETMQAAAVKAIWELFEI, from the coding sequence ATGAAAAAATCCGACAGACAAAAGGCCTTGCAGCAGCTTATTAGGCAGAAAGACATTTCAACGCAGGAAGAGTTAGTTGCAGAACTGATCGAGGTCGGTTTTGCGGTAACGCAGGCGAGCATTTCGCGGGATATTGAGGAACTTGGTATTGCAAAGGTGAACGGGCATTACAAAATGCCGCCTGTTGCTATCGGCGACCCGATGCTGCGATCTCTGGAACCGGCGGGAAGCAATCTGATCGTAGGCCATTGCCCTTCCGGCCTCGCATCCGCTGTTACTGTTAAGATCGATGCCGCCGCCATTCCATACATCATCGGCACCATCGCCGGCGACGATACGATATTTATTGCAGTGGCCGACGAAACTATGCAGGCGGCCGCGGTCAAAGCGATTTGGGAGTTGTTCGAGATATGA
- a CDS encoding MCE family protein: MPRSNKAITISELRVGIFVLAALIALGFLILNSSGDFNPFAKKLRLKARFPTADGLRPGAEVQLAGVSIGKVDEVTFLGSDATEQERVEASMSVTRTFEKRPITELIRTDSTAQMVATSLLANDKLINISPGTSKGSPIDENAILPSIESISMNQLTETGNNLLKQINKLATPVNDILNKANTGEGTLGRVINDEQLYDHLDGAVAETRDTVSRLKTTIEKINSGEGSAGKLVNDPELYDSLNRTVAQLEAISADIKAGRGSAGKFVSDDALYNETRAAVTDLRKAVSQFNDIAADLKVVSADLRDGKGSAGKLLKDEALYNDARSALDRFNTVAAKLDAILGDAHNGKGTLGKILNDETLYNNLSVTANNVATFTGEGTQLVKDFRANPKKFLRIKLALF, from the coding sequence ATGCCACGAAGCAATAAGGCCATTACGATCAGCGAGTTACGCGTCGGTATTTTCGTGCTGGCGGCTCTGATCGCGCTCGGTTTCTTGATCCTGAATTCGAGCGGCGATTTCAACCCATTTGCAAAGAAGCTTCGATTGAAGGCTCGCTTTCCAACCGCGGACGGGCTCAGACCCGGAGCTGAAGTGCAGCTCGCCGGCGTTTCCATCGGCAAGGTCGATGAGGTAACGTTCCTCGGTTCGGATGCAACGGAGCAAGAGCGTGTCGAGGCGTCAATGTCGGTTACGCGAACCTTCGAGAAGCGCCCGATCACCGAGCTTATCAGAACGGATTCGACCGCGCAGATGGTGGCAACCTCGCTGCTTGCGAACGACAAGCTAATAAACATTTCGCCGGGCACGTCAAAAGGTTCGCCCATCGATGAGAACGCCATCCTGCCGAGCATCGAATCGATCTCGATGAATCAGCTAACCGAAACAGGTAACAACCTTCTCAAACAGATCAATAAGCTCGCAACGCCGGTTAACGACATCTTGAACAAGGCGAATACTGGCGAAGGTACGCTGGGACGTGTGATCAATGACGAGCAGTTATACGACCATCTTGACGGAGCCGTGGCGGAAACGCGCGACACCGTATCGCGCCTTAAGACAACGATCGAAAAGATAAACAGCGGCGAAGGCAGCGCAGGCAAACTTGTTAACGACCCCGAACTTTACGACAGCCTAAACCGCACCGTTGCTCAGCTCGAGGCAATATCCGCTGACATTAAAGCGGGCCGAGGCTCGGCCGGAAAATTCGTTTCTGATGATGCGCTTTACAACGAGACCCGTGCGGCGGTTACCGATCTGCGCAAAGCGGTAAGTCAGTTCAACGATATTGCTGCCGATCTGAAGGTCGTTTCTGCCGACCTGCGCGACGGCAAAGGTTCAGCGGGCAAGCTGCTGAAGGACGAGGCCCTTTATAACGATGCCCGTTCTGCTCTTGACAGATTTAATACTGTAGCGGCAAAGCTCGACGCGATACTTGGCGATGCCCACAACGGCAAAGGCACGCTCGGCAAGATATTGAATGACGAGACGTTGTATAACAATCTAAGTGTTACAGCGAATAATGTGGCGACATTTACAGGTGAAGGGACGCAGCTTGTTAAGGACTTTCGAGCAAATCCGAAAAAATTCCTCCGCATAAAACTTGCCTTGTTTTAG
- a CDS encoding N-acetylornithine carbamoyltransferase produces the protein MKNYLSTAGLSAERLNSLIDLALKIKSGAIVEKPLAGRSVALVFFDPSLRTRASMQAGVYELGGNPIILEPGSTSWSLEHREGVVMDGDKTEHLKEFVRVLERYVSAIGVRTFAKLADWESERTDPILNAFARYASVPIINLESAMHHPCQSVADMMTIREKLGAGKKKVVMTWAWHPKPLPMAVPNSFALASAQIGHELTIAAPKGYELDDELVRTLNEKADENGTTVELTDDVNAAFENADVVYAKSWGAKQFYGDAAAEIAYREKLRPQWIVDAAKMSRTNDAIFMHCLPVRRNVVVTDEVIESARSVVVDEAENRLHIQKAILTEVFK, from the coding sequence ATGAAAAATTATCTTTCGACCGCGGGGCTTTCGGCCGAACGGCTCAACTCACTGATCGATCTTGCATTAAAGATCAAAAGCGGCGCGATCGTCGAAAAGCCTCTTGCAGGAAGGTCCGTCGCGCTTGTTTTCTTTGATCCGAGTTTGAGAACAAGAGCGTCGATGCAGGCAGGCGTTTACGAACTTGGCGGAAATCCTATCATTCTTGAACCCGGAAGCACATCCTGGAGTTTAGAGCACCGCGAAGGTGTTGTGATGGATGGCGATAAGACGGAACATTTGAAGGAGTTTGTTCGGGTGCTTGAACGTTATGTTAGTGCGATCGGGGTGCGGACATTCGCGAAACTCGCGGATTGGGAAAGCGAACGAACGGATCCGATCCTTAATGCTTTCGCGAGATACGCATCGGTACCGATCATAAATCTCGAATCGGCGATGCACCATCCGTGTCAATCAGTGGCAGATATGATGACGATTCGCGAAAAGCTCGGTGCGGGCAAAAAGAAGGTCGTGATGACTTGGGCGTGGCATCCTAAGCCATTGCCGATGGCCGTGCCTAACAGCTTTGCTCTTGCATCTGCGCAGATCGGCCACGAGCTAACGATCGCGGCACCGAAAGGATATGAGCTGGATGATGAGCTTGTTCGGACACTCAACGAAAAAGCTGATGAGAACGGAACGACCGTTGAACTCACGGATGACGTGAACGCTGCGTTCGAGAATGCAGATGTCGTGTATGCAAAAAGTTGGGGCGCCAAACAATTTTACGGTGATGCGGCGGCGGAGATCGCGTATCGTGAAAAATTACGCCCCCAATGGATCGTTGACGCCGCAAAGATGTCGCGGACCAATGATGCGATCTTTATGCATTGCCTGCCGGTTCGCAGAAATGTGGTCGTTACCGACGAAGTTATAGAATCTGCCCGCTCCGTCGTCGTTGATGAGGCCGAGAACCGCCTCCATATTCAGAAGGCGATCTTGACCGAGGTGTTTAAATGA
- a CDS encoding ATP-binding cassette domain-containing protein produces the protein MIAVDEIADNAVVESRGEEFGLVPAIEFQDVELAFDDLVILNKVSFTLGRGETRLVLGGSGTGKSTIINLVLGLIRPDSGKVFIDGEDITELDDQEMMRIRKKIGMVFQEGALFDSLSVYDNVAYRLAEENVDEDEIEDEVRRMLEFVDLADAIDKMPSELSGGMRRRVGIARALVGSPTIVLFDEPTAGLDPPTARTICELAIKLRDLEEVSSLFVTHEMNNLEYLASEYAIVDDKGGVSFEKEGETLCMLNTSVMMLRHGDIIFSGSENQLFESREDYIYDFIRGRRTNATKQ, from the coding sequence ATGATCGCAGTTGACGAAATCGCTGATAACGCTGTCGTCGAAAGCCGCGGCGAAGAGTTCGGGCTTGTTCCGGCGATCGAGTTTCAAGATGTTGAACTGGCGTTTGATGACCTCGTGATCCTAAATAAGGTCAGCTTTACGCTCGGACGCGGTGAAACGCGGCTTGTACTCGGCGGCTCCGGTACCGGGAAGTCAACCATCATCAATTTGGTGCTCGGCCTTATCCGCCCCGACTCGGGAAAGGTCTTTATTGACGGCGAAGACATAACCGAGCTTGATGATCAGGAAATGATGCGTATCCGGAAGAAGATCGGAATGGTCTTTCAGGAGGGTGCTCTTTTCGATTCGCTCTCGGTTTACGATAACGTCGCCTACCGGCTTGCCGAGGAGAATGTCGATGAGGACGAGATCGAGGATGAAGTGAGGCGAATGTTAGAGTTCGTCGATCTCGCGGACGCGATAGACAAGATGCCGTCCGAACTGTCGGGCGGAATGCGGCGGCGCGTCGGCATCGCGCGGGCACTCGTCGGAAGTCCGACCATTGTGCTGTTCGATGAACCGACAGCGGGACTCGATCCGCCGACGGCACGCACGATCTGCGAACTTGCGATCAAGCTCCGTGATCTTGAGGAAGTATCCTCCCTTTTCGTCACGCACGAGATGAACAACCTTGAGTATCTCGCGTCAGAATATGCTATTGTTGACGACAAGGGCGGCGTTAGTTTCGAAAAAGAGGGCGAAACGCTCTGTATGCTGAATACTTCTGTTATGATGCTCAGACACGGAGATATCATATTCAGCGGCTCTGAGAACCAGCTGTTCGAGAGCCGCGAAGACTATATCTACGACTTTATTCGCGGACGAAGGACGAATGCCACGAAGCAATAA
- the argC gene encoding N-acetyl-gamma-glutamyl-phosphate reductase, translating to MTDQRDQRIRIGIFGGSGYGGSELLRILLIHPNAEIVFVTANEHGGKAVGSVHRNLYSLTDLEFIPTPEDLTESEIDVAFFALPHGQALELVPQLPPNVKVIDLSGDFRLDDEDVFKEYYGREHAGDLQKKFVYGLTETNRDRIKDAQYIANPGCFATATLLALAPMVNSGLLSGKIIVDAKTGSSGSGAKPTANTHHPQRSNSFYAYKPFVHQHLPEITQHLCEVGPFADRLVFMTHSMPVSRGIFVSCYLDTTVLVTNNDLRHLFTHYYRSSFFVRVVDGSPDINWVKNTNFCDISLYTSNDQVVIFAAIDNLVKGAAGQAVQNMNLMFGLEERTGLVFTGSNP from the coding sequence ATGACCGATCAGCGAGATCAACGCATCCGTATAGGCATATTCGGTGGTTCGGGTTATGGAGGAAGTGAGCTGCTGCGAATACTCTTGATCCATCCGAACGCGGAGATCGTCTTCGTTACCGCTAATGAACACGGCGGGAAGGCTGTCGGTTCTGTTCATCGGAACCTCTACTCGCTCACCGATCTGGAGTTCATACCGACACCGGAAGATCTTACCGAATCGGAGATCGACGTCGCATTTTTCGCACTGCCGCACGGGCAGGCGCTTGAACTCGTCCCGCAGCTGCCGCCGAACGTCAAGGTAATTGATCTGTCGGGCGATTTTCGTTTGGACGACGAAGACGTGTTCAAGGAATACTATGGCCGCGAGCATGCCGGTGATCTGCAGAAGAAGTTCGTGTACGGCCTGACCGAGACGAATCGCGACAGAATAAAGGACGCTCAATACATTGCAAATCCGGGCTGCTTCGCAACGGCAACATTGCTCGCGCTGGCCCCGATGGTGAACAGCGGCCTTTTGAGCGGAAAGATCATAGTAGATGCCAAGACGGGGTCGAGCGGTTCGGGGGCAAAGCCGACCGCAAATACGCACCATCCGCAGCGAAGCAATTCTTTTTATGCATACAAACCATTTGTTCATCAACACTTACCGGAGATAACCCAGCATTTATGCGAGGTCGGTCCGTTCGCTGACCGTCTGGTATTCATGACGCACAGCATGCCGGTTTCGCGCGGGATCTTTGTATCGTGTTATCTGGACACGACGGTTCTGGTTACTAACAATGACCTCCGGCACCTTTTTACCCACTACTATCGCAGTTCCTTCTTTGTTCGCGTGGTTGACGGCTCGCCAGATATAAATTGGGTGAAGAACACGAATTTCTGCGACATCTCTCTTTACACAAGCAATGATCAGGTCGTTATATTCGCGGCGATCGACAATCTCGTCAAAGGCGCTGCGGGCCAAGCGGTGCAGAACATGAACCTTATGTTCGGCCTCGAAGAGCGAACGGGCCTTGTCTTCACAGGATCAAATCCGTAG
- a CDS encoding aminotransferase class III-fold pyridoxal phosphate-dependent enzyme, with protein sequence MKFEDIKHIEDNCEVSTYAKMGIAVERGSGTRIWTSEGREYLDLYGGHAVCATGHSHPHVVRAITEQANRLMFYSNLVYSDVRARAAEKLVSIAPDSLSRAFFCNSGTEANENAMRTARLATGRAKVVSFDGGFHGRTADSISATFLGRYRQIGEPNVPLHLMAAFGDIESVRRVADRDTAAIIVEPIQSMAGVREAPPEFFISLRELCNELGIILIFDEVQTGVGRTGNWFFSGSDNAGGVCPDVITLAKSLGSGVPVGACLMSESLASEIRTNDLGTTFGGGMLAMAAVSATIEAIEQENMLENALAAEKHLRSYLEGARSVISIRGKGCLLGIEFDTECAPIHQKLIERAIITGTSSDPNVMRLLPPLCVSTDELDKLIEVLAE encoded by the coding sequence ATGAAATTCGAAGATATTAAACACATCGAGGACAACTGCGAAGTGTCCACATACGCAAAGATGGGTATTGCTGTTGAGCGTGGTTCGGGCACGCGAATTTGGACAAGCGAGGGCCGCGAATACCTTGATCTCTACGGAGGCCATGCGGTGTGTGCGACAGGCCACTCGCATCCGCACGTTGTCAGAGCGATAACAGAACAGGCAAACCGGCTGATGTTCTACTCGAATCTTGTTTATTCTGACGTACGTGCAAGAGCCGCAGAAAAATTGGTCTCGATAGCTCCCGACAGCCTGAGCCGCGCGTTCTTTTGCAATTCGGGGACAGAAGCGAACGAAAATGCGATGCGGACGGCCCGCCTTGCAACCGGCCGCGCGAAGGTCGTGTCATTCGACGGCGGCTTTCACGGACGAACTGCCGATTCGATCTCAGCAACATTTCTCGGAAGATACCGGCAGATCGGCGAACCGAATGTTCCTTTGCATTTGATGGCAGCGTTCGGCGATATCGAAAGTGTGCGTCGGGTTGCAGATCGCGACACAGCGGCGATCATTGTCGAGCCGATACAATCAATGGCAGGCGTGCGCGAGGCACCACCCGAATTCTTTATTTCCCTGCGTGAATTGTGTAATGAACTCGGCATCATTCTGATATTCGACGAAGTTCAGACGGGAGTCGGACGCACGGGCAACTGGTTCTTTTCTGGCAGCGATAACGCCGGCGGAGTTTGTCCTGATGTGATCACGCTCGCAAAGTCCTTAGGCAGCGGTGTTCCGGTCGGCGCCTGCCTTATGAGCGAAAGTTTGGCTTCGGAGATCAGAACAAATGACCTCGGCACGACTTTCGGAGGCGGAATGCTTGCGATGGCCGCGGTCTCGGCAACCATCGAAGCCATCGAGCAAGAGAATATGCTGGAGAATGCACTGGCCGCCGAAAAACACCTGCGTTCGTATCTCGAAGGGGCCCGCAGTGTCATCAGCATACGCGGAAAAGGCTGTTTGCTTGGGATCGAATTTGACACTGAATGTGCTCCGATCCATCAGAAACTTATCGAAAGAGCAATAATTACCGGAACATCGAGCGATCCTAATGTGATGCGGCTTCTGCCGCCGCTCTGCGTCAGCACGGATGAGTTGGATAAATTGATCGAGGTATTGGCTGAATGA